One Bombus pyrosoma isolate SC7728 linkage group LG9, ASM1482585v1, whole genome shotgun sequence genomic window carries:
- the LOC122570573 gene encoding uncharacterized protein LOC122570573, translating into MPPSIHNPTFWLFLFVCANITNCWDINHVLKTPHQFADINLSRITRNSENESLIWMEYEFNTGAGNREELVMTDIFVRKYANLPETVTNWQSLDVNGINYLFGVQKSIFYVYKFNPDTAAVYDSINFDLEDTILTFRVINLHSELDATVVFCVESNSGKMLRWYRLKDGNVFQFFWSWSAQKRIRDMKFIEHEKPYKILLLNDDELDSGLQTSIDVYGFIIDFSINTFDFWFHDRLFVPKSFGIEICPIYESISLAVQGMNDISLYEYRPTTEGRIFQNLQTIESYNLNNFVCFESGYIPFLATSGPEAGLFYFVDGEFQFNTESESNFDVSEISWVTNVNVDTYRNESLLLIQLKNSTVIALAWEGLNFKRISLPNNILDQFDLSMITPLPKYGFILGNRIVKLNVQLKNTKHPIQSSIERLLILQSLLNDSLNHQERILDETKARLEKSYLRNPVITGVWNVSTVNATNAIISDNVTYNSITIGGTTLTKEDLKFDADSFAEKLKNVSRKLDEIDSNLMNAVEHNLTDLLSNSDVTIFGNINVTGNLYVGNLTALSINDINETIIFDSIEAEDLTVHSVNGIPIENIQFGDSIVDYSAVDFSKINRAQVNGNLSFSAINGIDWTILMRNIVWKHETMYIPGNTIIEGTLISDIFELGTLNNLLYPTEYVLEDSDTSVIITGTKSFDSMLLSQLENVITLNGVNFEDYVILYKDNILKEEITFENIKIDEEFRIDGEISGISMEDRLMLNETSKMSSDVMFFNLNVLGNVTFDTLFMNKRVLNLEDLLLKTDEEIKITGIKTFLKNVGIKSNVTITSGMVNGHFLDEFATLDTVQDFPNLTKILSNVTFGNVTFGAMKKLKAFFKENTNSNNCLDRIIVFKSPIIVDQLSFDGLNNNVSFDVFNQKVNEIFQNVSFENLMTETLLADKITPKVINGLDFTNFTKHLESPNIGVIDQLETDRLNVTFINGISLDEISMLTDKLGATLDSILNGSKTLNSLQVTGMIITKLLNGNVLADLYTEDEIDTVIFKSDVVIKNLTILDLMNGFNFSERVLDTVLKSETNIVINAHKMFDTVICHQLEATALNGHPIENILDPFKEQVLTGPVIVNGSVTILKEFNTTGSIGDVPFYNLTKKFKRLGNNSYELHGDVRFLNNVTIKNLYTNGLIQGKNFDHFLTTIVFNNKDNLTVSGTKVFENTVIFNDTFVVRDKLNDIDLKRFQEKVVFIDKPFFIKSKIIFRDGIKIEKDLAVWTNLTTKSIMGIDVNDLHHDVLNLNRPNYIEGTTTFTDVNFQSDIQVEKFNHLDMNLLIPLDTEQSIEFLKCDNVTVDKMQILGRINDVNLQEIQYNTFMMTGDQKISGHFNFRGNVHVRQNFNAHIINGIDPKSFIPLNSKGSINGSFIFERPLFLNQSLRVLGYLNGIDPVRWEAVAVTTNNLVSQFISGKWVVFGNVYFEKGASGNDMLNGTNIKELSNTLAKEHLGMNDVLAEKSANLDSMCEDLRELKRYAEKQIYKFNAFDYLQVIKFHSSIVSVHHFELDDFDYIILSYNTCHMRMYSFTGTKFELVVNISNFGVVEQWTTYKHRQALYFLTSGPSSCGRSPTNLWKLKDDKFRHVLNFGHDTDSNKTNQDIFLTLINKNERLQSSRSMNKEIQKPLSSLEDDDNVQIIFEEDQILLASKNAIKYNVNHSTNVNLGKYARNSESLKFKVGLFEKEMFLYYDKDVSEDSIFIFNNDVKGKRIVQTIKAHRPTSFTILNFDGLIETLLVFVENRKNLRIYEYKGIQGFLYKDSIRLNVNKLFTFKIRKYPNLAKRYCLSLIYENKLTILEAKMYGEKLDMETLTCSKR; encoded by the exons ATGCCCCCGTCAATTCATAACCCTACTTTTTGGTTATTTCTCTTCGTTTGTGCGAACATTACAAATTGCTGGGATATCAACCATGTGTTAAAAACTCCACATCAATTTGCGGATATCAATTTATCACGAATTACACgaaattctgaaaatgaaTCGTTAATTTGGATGGAATACGAATTCAATACAGGCGCTGGGAACAGAGAAG AGCTCGTAATGACAGATATCTTTGTTCGTAAATACGCAAACTTACCAGAAACAGTGACAAATTGGCAATCTCTAGACGTAAATGGTATCAACTATCTATTTGGGGTTCAGAAATCTATCTTCTACGTTTACAAATTTAATCCGGATACGGCTGCTGTCTAtgattctattaattttgatcTGGAAGATACTATATTAACGTTTAGAGTGATCAACCTTCACTCGGAACTTGATGCTACGGTCGTTTTCTGCGTAGAATCGAACAGTGGAAAGATGTTACGGTGGTACAGACTAAAAGATGGAAatgtttttcaattcttttggTCGTGGTCAGCACAGAAACGTATAAGAGACATGAAGTTCATTGAACATGAAAAGCCATACAAAATATTGTTGTTGAATGACGACGAATTAGATTCTGGATTGCAAACGTCCATCGACGTGTATGGATTTATCATTGACTTTTCGATCAATACTTTCGACTTTTG GTTTCATGATAGGCTCTTTGTACCAAAATCGTTCGGTATAGAGATATGTCCTATTTATGAAAGCATTTCACTCGCTGTTCAAGGCATGAATGATATCTCGCTCTATGAATATAGACCCACTACTGAAGGCCGTATTTTTCAGAACCTACAGACGATAGAGtcgtataatttaaacaaCTTTGTCTGTTTTGAGAGCGGTTATATTCCATTTTTGGCGACTTCTGGACCGGAAGCTGGCCTCTTTTACTTTGTAGATGGTGAATTCCAGTTCAATACAGAGTCTGAGTCCAACTTTG ATGTTTCAGAAATCTCATGGGTGACAAACGTAAATGTAGATACGTATAGAAACGAGTCATTGTTGTTGATTCAACTGAAGAACTCCACGGTAATCGCTCTTGCCTGGGAAGGCCTGAATTTCAAAAGAATCTCGTTACCTAACAATATCCTCGATCAGTTTGATCTATCCATGATTACACCACTTCCGAAGTATGGATTCATCTTGGGTAATCGAATTGTAAAACTTAACGTGCAGTTGAAAAACACGAAACATCCGATTCAATCCAGTATTGAAAGACTGCTGATCTTGCAATCTTTGTTAAAC GATTCGTTGAATCATCAAGAGAGGATTCTCGATGAAACAAAGGCACGTCTCGAAAAGAGTTACTTAAGGAATCCTGTAATCACTGGAGTTTGGAATGTTAGTACAGTAAACGCCACGAATGCAATTATATCCGATAATGTGACCTATAATTCGATCACGATAGGCGGCACGACTTTAACGAAAGAAGATCTGAAATTCGACGCAGACAGTTTCgcggagaaattgaaaaatgtaagcCGAAAACTCGATGAAATCGATTCGAATTTGATGAACGCCGTAGAACACAATTTAACGGATCTGCTTTCCAATTCGGATGTCAcgatatttggaaatattaatgttaCTGGCAATTTGTATGTGGGAAACTTAACTGCGCTGTCCATCAATGACATCAACGAAACAATTATCTTTGATTCCATTGAGGCTGAAGATCTGACAGTTCATTCGGTGAATGGTATTCCTATCGAGAATATTCAGTTTGGTGATTCTATAGTGGATTATAGTGCCGTggatttttctaaaataaatcgtGCTCAAGTAAACGGGAATCTCTCCTTCTCTGCGATTAATGGGATTGATTGGACAATATTGATGAGGAATATTGTATGGAAACACGAAACAATGTATATTCCTGGAAATACTATTATCGAAGGG ACGCTGATCTCAGATATTTTTGAGCTGGGTACCCTAAATAATCTTTTGTATCCAACAGAATATGTTTTGGAGGATAGTGATACTTCCGTGATTATAACCGGTACcaaatcgttcgattcgatgCTGCTATCACAATTGGAAAATGTAATCACTCTAAATGGCGTAAATTTCGAAGACTACGTAATTTTGTATAAGGACAACATTCTAAAAGAGGAGATTACCTTCGAGAACATAAAAATCGATGAAGAATTCCGG ATAGATGGCGAAATATCAGGAATTAGTATGGAAGATAGATTAATGTTGAATGAAACTTCAAAGATGTCATCGGATGTGATGTTTTTCAACTTAAATGTTTTGGGAAATGTTACATTCGACACATTGTTCATGAATAAACGTGTACTAAATTTAGAggatttattgttaaaaaccgacgaggaaattaaaattactggGATTAAGacatttttaaagaatgtCGGAATAAAATCTAATGTTACCATCACATCCGGTATGGTTAACGGACATTTTTTGGATGAGTTCGCGACTTTGGACACAGTACAAGATTTTCCAA ATTTAACAAAGATACTATCGAACGTGACTTTTGGAAATGTGACGTTTGGAGctatgaagaaattaaaagctttcttcaaggaaaatacaaattccaACAATTGCTTGGACAGGATTATTGTGTTTAAGTCTCCAATTATTGTAGACCAGTTGTCTTTTGATGGACTAAACAACAACGTTTCATTCGACGTCTTTAATCAAAAAgtgaacgaaatatttcaaaacgttagctttgaaaatttaatgacGGAAACATTACTGGCGGATAAAATAACACCAAAGGTTATTAATGGTCTTGATTTCACCAATTTCACAAAACATTTAGAGTCTCCGAATATTGGAGTCATCGACCAGTTGGAAACTGATCGCTTGAACGTGACATTTATCAATGGAATATCGCTGGATGAGATCAGTATGTTGACCGATAAATTAGGCGCGACTTTAGACAGCATTCTTAATGGAAGCAAAACTCTAAACTCTCTTCAAGTAACAGGAATGATTATTACAAAGTTACTTAATGGAAATGTCTTGGCGGATCTGTATACTGAAGATGAAATCGACACCGTGATTTTCAAGTCAGATGTTGTCATTAAGAATTTGACGATTTTGGACTTAATGAATGGCTTCAATTTTTCAGAACGCGTACTTGATACGGTTTTAAAATCCGAGACAAATATAGTAATCAATGCACATAAAATGTTTGACACAGTTATTTGCCATCAACTTGAGGCAACCGCTTTGAATGGCCATcccatagaaaatattctagaCCCTTTTAAAGAACAGGTGTTAACAGGTCCTGTTATCGTCAATGGTTCTGTGACAATTCTTAAAGAATTCAATACAACCGGAAGTATCGGTGATGTACCATTCTATAATCTGACAAAGAAATTCAAACGTTTAGGAAACAATAGCTACGAATTGCACGGAGATGTTCGCTTCCTTAACAATGTCACTATAAAAAATCTTTACACGAATGGATTAATCCAGGGAAAAAATTTCGATCACTTCTTAACCACGATAGTGTTTAACAACAAGGATAACCTTACAGTTTCTGGCACGAAAGTGTTCGAAAACACTGTCATCTTTAATGATACGTTTGTAGTGCGGGACAAATTGAATGACATAGATCTGAAAAGATTCCAAGAAAAGGTCGTCTTCATAGACAAGCCGttctttattaaatcaaaaattatttttagagatggtataaaaatagaaaaggatCTTGCAGTTTGGACAAACCTCACAACGAAATCTATTATGGGAATCGATGTAAATGACTTGCATCATGATGTTCTAAACCTTAACAGACCTAATTATATCGAAG GTACTACCACGTTTACTGATGTCAATTTTCAATCTGATATTCAAGTAGAGAAATTCAACCATTTggatatgaatttattaataccgCTGGACACTGAACAAAgtatagaatttttgaaatgtgACAATGTTACTGTagataaaatgcaaattttggGAAGAATCAATGACGTAAACTTACAGGAGATTCAATACAACACTTTCAtg ATGACTGGGGACCAGAAAATATCAGGACACTTTAATTTTCGTGGGAATGTTCACGTTCGACAGAATTTCAATGCTCACATTATTAACGGCATCGATCCGAAAAGTTTTATACCTTTGAATTCGAAGGGTTCTATAAACG GCAGTTTTATATTCGAAAGACCACTATTTCTCAATCAGAGTCTTCGAGTGTTAGGCTACCTGAATGGCATAGATCCGGTTCGTTGGGAAGCGGTGGCGGTCACGACCAACAATTTAGTATCACAGTTTATCTCCGGTAAATGGGTCGTATTTGGTAACGTTTACTTTGAGAAAGGGGCATCGGGAAATGATATGTTAAACGGCACGAACATCAAAGAGCTGTCAAATACTTTAGCAAAGGAACATTTAGGGATGAACGATGTATTGGCGGAAAAAAGT GCAAATCTGGATAGTATGTGTGAGGATTTGCGCGAGCTGAAACGCTACGCTgagaaacaaatttacaaGTTCAATGCGTTCGATTATCTGCAAGTCATCAAGTTCCATAGCAGCATCGTTAGCGTCCACCATTTCGAGCTGGATGACTTTgactatataatattaagctACAATACCTGTCACATGCGCATGTACTCTTTTACTGGAACAAAATTCGAGTTGGTCGTCAACATATCTAATTTTGGAGTGGTCGAACAATGGACCACTTATAAACACCGCCAagctttatattttctcaCTTCAGGACCAAGTTCTTGTGGAAGGAGTCCTACAAATCTATGGAAGCTAAAGGATGACAAGTTTAGG cACGTTTTAAATTTTGGCCATGATACAGACAGTAACAAAACAAATCAAGACATATTTTTGacgttaattaacaaaaacgAACGGCTGCAGTCATCTAGAAGTATGAACAAGGAAATACAGAAGCCTCTTTCGTCTCTGGAAGACGATGATAATGTTCAGATTATTTTCGAGGAAGATCAAATATTGTTGGCTAGCAAGAATGCtattaaatataacgttaatcaTTCTACCAATGTAAATCTTGGAAAATACGCTAGAAATTCAGAAAGTCTGAAATTCAAAGTTGGATTATTtgagaaagaaatgtttttgTATTATGATAAAGATGTTAGCGAGGATAGTATATTT atttttaataatgatgtaaaaggaaaaaggatcGTTCAAACAATAAAGGCACACCGACCAACATCCTTTACGATACTTAATTTCGATGGATTGATCGAAACACTACTtgttttcgttgaaaatagGAAGAATCTTCGAATTTATGAGTATAAAG GTATTCAAGGCTTCCTATATAAGGATAGTATAAGATtgaatgttaataaattatttaccttTAAGATTAGAAAGTATCCTAATTTAGCGAAACGATATTGCCTGAGTTTAATCTATGAAaacaaattaacaattttggAAGCAAAAATGTACGGCGAAAAATTAGATATGGAAACATTAACATGTTCGAAACGTTGA
- the LOC122570579 gene encoding organic solute transporter alpha-like protein, with amino-acid sequence MEIEFNNLDNSFRNLSCDHNYVPSAIENIESFNVFGIGLLSFGTILSTLTLYFAMDAFHNIFYQKETRSYKTNSIMILSVYPVASVCSLTALGMPRTQLLSEAVTQIFLTIALYRLYLLLVYIGRKKVTQTPPLILRVGPCCCWPCLPFPNLEMTDANLSWLRLLVLQLPIIQGLIYCISLFMSIEESTLITQYGIYLQPFTVISIFLGIYGLTVTMKSLQEVAPEAKLHRKTTVSQMVLLFSKLQAFIVKSLPQTGLFPCNPPITPQIYANVTYNALMLIEMLLLCYAARYVYYVDLEREEETTAVEATDRSKDKSMEQANSANNNETNRQPSALTA; translated from the exons ATGGAGATTGAATTCAACAATTTGGACAATTCCTTCAGGAACCTGAGCTGCGATCACAATTACGTGCCCTCTGCGATAGAGAACATAGAAA gTTTCAATGTGTTTGGTATAGGTTTATTGAGCTTTGGTACCATACTCTCCACTTTGACGCTATACTTTGCCATGGATGCTTTCCACAATATTTTCTACCAAAAGGAAACAAGATCCTACAAAACGAACAGTATCATGATCCTCTCAGTGTATCCTGTAGCAAGTGTCTGCAGTCTTACAGCTCTTGGAATGCCAAG gACTCAGTTGCTATCGGAAGCTGTAACTCAAATCTTCTTAACGATAGCCCTGTATCGACTGTATCTGTTATTGGTCTACATAGGACGTAAAAAGGTCACACAGACGCCACCATTAATATTACGAGTTGGTCCCTGTTGCTGCTGGCCCTGTCTGCCCTTTCCAAATCTTGAAATGACCGACGCTAATTTGTCCTGGCTCCGACTACTAGTCCTGCAACTTCCTATTATTCAg GGACTGATTTATTGCATATCTCTCTTTATGTCGATCGAAGAGTCTACTCTTATAACGCAATATGGGATTTATCTCCAGCCATTCACAGTGATCAGCATATTTCTGGGAATATACGGACTGACTGTTACCATGAAGAGTCTGCAGGAAGTCGCTCCAG AGGCGAAACTACACCGCAAGACCACAGTATCCCAGATGGTCCTGCTATTTTCAAAGCTACAAGCGTTCATCGTGAAGAGTCTACCGCAAACAGGCCTATTTCCTTGCAATCCACCAATTACGCCACAAATTTACGCCAATG TTACCTACAATGCCTTGATGCTAATCGAGATGCTGTTGCTCTGCTACGCGGCAAGGTACGTTTATTACGTCGATCTGGAAAGGGAGGAAGAAACGACGGCGGTTGAGGCGACAGATCGGTCCAAAGACAAGAGCATGGAACAAGCGAACTCGGCGAATAACAACGAGACCAACAGGCAGCCATCAGCGTTGACTGCGTGA
- the LOC122570575 gene encoding uncharacterized protein DDB_G0284459, which translates to MFAVFCLLLLFSLGHCQDNELPSRFEIESSINRTIEEVERQVRDDASLPRLTRQEIVNILENITSQDLHEFKDKEKFEKARDLYQRALMVVLPYSAKESPGNLRDLYTKPPMTKIIPDSLISKNDKNESDEGKTKKENNNLENSERLVTENLIVDRNSYKTISKESTTMKNHYKNHRDTYSEVRTKVPLKESLKLDSTPVRFTFNLENLQKNAFTTEKTTTRQYPIYRNNGSNDTGLEIVYSTSVTHEPTTKPAFKEITIDLEKSKVNQNVLTSSQWRYNAPPSTIMKPTLPSKLDKIPFLPTINVQPEDHLTVSSTSRPEVLMKDTSTAENLMSSTEKPTTLFVTPMSIETSSKVKYSSTYSLNSAGFRQAATTTTTTSTTATSMPMRPEVMDLLASIGLRPGNSSNVEDVYKKNKDILESKVQVPDLNSIHSTISAGNDAVSIVKQNAFESPGSEIKKGVENLTPDVQLLFKKFGLETSNLAQPATSTTEKTTINLNSYTNFKPLPTSSVKNQEMKEFLAKFGLGINDNRRQKSMKPSTEAPSVIEAVPNNMRGILENIGLISNSQKLAKTVVNSMEDMESTETSKYHVFKPHEATVDNEEQRNKINELLDTVKLVQEGKANIQNVKKVANDLLQTTKILKDGPDPLKLEEIIRTYNEHVRNEVKRQQENQEEKEASTVTTTQQTISPSSITTESADTTLSTPMTTDSARAASDQSKSATSISPETSSSSTTVSTTTSSNLMALEESFGGTTKEPDTALPPRRKSGLYFLVDWNSFLEVGEEDKEKINVRFAPKVGDRTRFLSVTVP; encoded by the exons ATG TTCGCGGTTTTCTGTTTGCTGCTCCTCTTCAGTCTAGGTCACTGCCAGGACAATGAACTTCCGTCAAGATTCGAGATCGAGAGCTCAATCAACCGTACGATCGAGGAAGTCGAAAGACAGGTTCGCGATGACGCCAGTTTGCCCAGGCTAACTAGACAAGAAATAGTGAATATTCTGGAAAACATCACGTCCCAGGACTTGCACGAATtcaaagacaaagaaaaatttgaaaaagcgAGAGATTTGTACCAAAGGGCGTTAATGGTTGTCCTCCCTTACAGTGCTAAAGAATCGCCTGGAAACTTAAGGGACCTTTACACGAAACCACCAATGACGAAGATAATTCCTGAttctttaatatcaaaaaatgataaaaacgaGTCTGACGAagggaaaacgaaaaaagagaataacaACTTAGAGAATTCCGAAAGATTAGTTACCGAGAATTTAATAGTGGATCGTAATTCCTACAAGACCATTTCGAAAGAATCTACTACGATGAAGAATCATTATAAAAATCACAGGGACACGTACTCAGAAGTGCGTACGAAGGTGCCTTTAAAGGAATCGTTGAAACTGGATTCCACGCCTGTCAGGTTTACTTTCAACCTGGAGAATCTTCAGAAAAACGCGTTCACCACTGAGAAAACGACCACGAGGCAATATCcaatttacagaaataatGGAAGCAACGACACTGGATTAGAAATTGTTTATAGCACCAGCGTTACTCATGAACCTACCACGAAACCAGCTTTTAAGGAAATTACTATCGACTTGGAAAAATCCAAAGTGAATCAGAATGTATTGACATCTAGTCAATGGCGCTACAACGCGCCGCCGAGTACCATTATGAAACCAACTCTACCTTCCAAACTCGACAAAATACCGTTTCTTCCAACTATTAACGTGCAGCCTGAAGATCATCTTACTGTTTCTTCGACATCAAGACCAGAAGTCTTAATGAAAGATACCAGTACTGCGGAAAACTTGATGTCGAGTACTGAAAAACCAACTACCCTTTTTGTGACACCCATGTCCATCGAAACGTCTTCGAAAGTGAAGTATAGTTCCACGTATTCCTTGAATTCTGCAGGATTTCGTCAAGCCGCTACGACAACAACTACTACTAGTACTACTGCAACGTCCATGCCAATGAGACCAGAGGTGATGGATCTGTTAGCTTCGATTGGGTTACGACCAGGTAATAGCAGCAATGTTGAAGATGTTTATAAGAAGAACAAGGATATTCTTGAGAGCAAAGTACAAGTTCCAGATCTGAATAGCATTCACAGTACGATTTCTGCTGGAAATGACGCAGTATCGATTGTCAAGCAAAACGCTTTTGAAAGCCCAGGATCTGAGATCAAGAAAGGCGTGGAAAATCTAACTCCGGATGTTCAATTGCTGTTCAAAAAGTTCGGTCTTGAAACTTCGAATTTGGCCCAACCCGCGACCAGCACCACAGAGAAGACGACAATTAACCTGAACTCGTATACAAACTTCAAGCCTCTGCCTACTTCCAGCGTAAAGAATCAAGAGATGAAGGAGTTCTTGGCTAAATTTGGACTTGGCATCAATGACAATCGAAGACAGAAATCGATGAAACCATCTACGGAGGCTCCATCCGTGATCGAAGCTGTACCCAACAACATGAGAGGGATTTTGGAGAACATAGGCCTGATCTCTAATTCTCAAAAGTTAGCCAAGACTGTGGTAAATTCTATGGAAGACATGGAATCGACAGAGACATCCAAGTATCATGTATTCAAACCACACGAAGCGACTGTGGATAACGAAGAACAGAGAAACAAGATCAACGAGCTTCTGGATACTGTGAAATTGGTGCAGGAGGGCAAGGCTAACATTCAGAATGTTAAAAAAGTGGCGAACGATTTGCTGCAGACCACGAAGATTCTAAAAGACGGGCCAGATCCGCTGAAACTCGAAGAGATCATCAGGACCTACAACGAACACGTCAGAAACGAAGTGAAGAGGCAGCAAGAAAAtcaagaggagaaagaagcaAGCACTGTTACCACCACGCAACAAACTATCTCTCCTTCGAGCATTACGACTg AATCGGCAGATACCACCTTAAGCACTCCCATGACGACAGATTCAGCGAGAGCAGCTTCTGATCAATCAAAATCGGCCACATCGATATCACCTGAGACCTCCTCCTCTTCTACCACCGTGTCGACCACGACCAGCTCGAACCTGATGGCATTAGAGGAGTCTTTCGGTGGTACGACCAAAGAACCTGACACTGCCCTGCCTCCGAGAAGGAAGAGCGGTCTCTATTTCCTGGTGGATTGGAATTCATTTCTCGAAGTCGGTGAAGAGGACAAGGAAAAGATCAACGTGAGGTTTGCGCCAAAAGTTGGTGACAGAACGAGATTCTTATCAGTTACTGTGCCTTAG